GCCCGAGCCCGGACAATTTTTTCGACTGTCCCGCTAAGACCGACAGCATAAATTTCACCATCGTCATCTTCGCCAAACGAAGAAATAAGTCGCGGCGTGTCGAGCAATGGCGGACTATGCTGACCGTTGATAAAGATCTCGCCGGAACAGTAGTCTGCATAAATATACGTTCCTGGGACCAAGGTATTTTGAGTTCCGCGATAGACATAACCGCCGGTAACAGCACAACGCGATCCGGCATTTGCATACTGATATATTGGCATCGTGTAGCTTGTCGGCGTACAAAGCGTCGGATCGAGTCCGGTGCAGGTAGAGCCCTCATAAACACGCCAACCGTAATTTCCGCCAAGTGTCACAATGTCAACTTCTTCGACAGCATCTTGACCGACATCGCCTGCATAAAGTTGGTTAGTGCCGCTGCGGTCAAACGACCAACGCCATGGATTTCGCATTCCAATTGCATAGATCTCGTCGGCTCCGGGGGTCGATCCGGCGTACGGATTTGTCGGCGGGATCGTATACGCGGGGCTTGGGGCTGGCTCCGCGGTGCTTGGCGTAATGCGCAGCATTTTCCCTAGAAGTTCATTGATATTTTGAGCCCGATTGCCCGGATCGTTCCCCGAACCGCCGTCGCCCATTCCGATGTAGAGATTTCCATCCGGACCGAAAGCGATCATCCCGCCGTTATGATTTGAAAATGGTTGCGCGATCGTCATTAGAATTACTTCGCTGGCGACATCGCCCTGAGTATTTCCGTTGATCGCTTTGTACCGAGCTACAATGGTCGCTCCGTCGGACTGCCGGGTGTAATTGACGAAGAAAAAACTGTTTGTCGCAAACTGCGGATGGAAGGCAATTCCCAAAAGGCCGCGTTCACTTCCCGAAGAACTTACCTTCGAAGTTATGTCCATGAAAGTCGTTGCGGTGTTTGAACCGGGCTGCACAACACGAACAAGGCCTCGCTGTTGGATGACGAACAGCCTCTTGGTGCCGTCTTTTGAGCTGGTAATATGCACAGGCGAGCTCAACCCTGACAAAAAGGGCTGCAACCGAATGGTCAGTGGTGATGCAGAGCCTTGTCCGAAAATACTCGTCGCAAGAGCCGCCAAGCTAATAGCCAAAACAAATAAAATAGATGATCTTTTCATTTAGTTCCCCATTTCTGAATTCTTAAATCTGATACTGAGTCGAATGTATTCCAATAATAACCGAAAAGAAGTTTGAAATGAATCTGATGAGCAAATGATGCTCCGGCGGAGAGGATCGAAAAACTTTTAGGTCTATTTGAATTGTATCGATTTAGCGATGCATATTGCAATGAACTTAAAGCCGGTACCTTACGTTGCGACCGCGGAGAGAATCATCGTCATTATCAATGTTTTGCAGCCTCATTGTAACGTCCGCCGTCATTTGCAGACCGGCCTGTTCGCCTTTGTTCAAATGATAATGACCTGCTGCGGCGATCATTGCGGCGTTATCCGTTGATAGATGTTTGGATGGGAAATAGACCGGTAGATCGAGACGCCGAGCTGCGGCTTCCGCAGCCTCTTTCAAGGCCAGGTTACACGCGACGCCCCCGCCGACGATCATTGTTTTCGGCCGAAGTTCGATGGCCAGATTCTCCATCGTTCCAATGAGCGCCTTAACAACAGCTGCCTGAAAGCTTGCTGCGAGGTCTCTGATAGCCTCTGACGGCTCTTCACCGTCATTTAGTGGAATGATACGATTCTCACGGATATGCCGTGCGA
The sequence above is a segment of the Acidobacteriota bacterium genome. Coding sequences within it:
- a CDS encoding PQQ-dependent sugar dehydrogenase: MKRSSILFVLAISLAALATSIFGQGSASPLTIRLQPFLSGLSSPVHITSSKDGTKRLFVIQQRGLVRVVQPGSNTATTFMDITSKVSSSGSERGLLGIAFHPQFATNSFFFVNYTRQSDGATIVARYKAINGNTQGDVASEVILMTIAQPFSNHNGGMIAFGPDGNLYIGMGDGGSGNDPGNRAQNINELLGKMLRITPSTAEPAPSPAYTIPPTNPYAGSTPGADEIYAIGMRNPWRWSFDRSGTNQLYAGDVGQDAVEEVDIVTLGGNYGWRVYEGSTCTGLDPTLCTPTSYTMPIYQYANAGSRCAVTGGYVYRGTQNTLVPGTYIYADYCSGEIFINGQHSPPLLDTPRLISSFGEDDDGEIYAVGLSGTVEKIVRARASADFDGDFKTDTAVFRPSTGVWYSYNSSNNSVRIQQFGLNGDVPTSEDFDGDNISDVGVFRPSTNVWYVYRSSDNTVDVTGFGSSGDIPAQGDYDGDAKADLAVFRPSTGTWWIRRTTNPNNFQAVQFGLAADKPTPGDYDGDGKYDIAVWRATDGVWYRLNSINGTFNAVAFGLSGDVPTQGDFDGDGKTDQAVFRPTSGIWYLLQSSSGFFATNWGLNGDVPTVGDYDGDGREDIAIFRPSTGVWYASQSTNGILIRQFGLNGDLAIPAYDVP